A region of Ictalurus furcatus strain D&B chromosome 1, Billie_1.0, whole genome shotgun sequence DNA encodes the following proteins:
- the LOC128608210 gene encoding uncharacterized protein LOC128608210 has protein sequence MSKRCGENSCNLGAAIKFRRCDDDGLCTFEQRCNTETLQGLIRTMEDLNRQQSTTDTLLDLLNIVRSMAEVQTEPLPNSLLDIGSNSLLDSDSNSQQVGCGSDSQSFNPSEPNFGLSEAAIESIVREGGSVGDYTVVPRRRFNGLEIRRRINMRVITAPDLAAYAIFLHDIMSEIVSFSRLLAGDGGLINITLRGPSLPSDVNAVLSPDNDYDLHIFTQQLENIMQSNSDVRADECLDLYVSIARGKHGGAYRKIRDLAHNEVIARNRMNLFCPNNISNNLCFAICLSHFLQPHTPCSELESLAASLQKTAGYSVQQKIGFNDITRFERLLHVKIVVFHRTCSGLLEHFTNNDEPHNKTVFLYLHNEHYFLIKNLKAFIGTPYVCEYCYRGFTSRRDHRCKYVCDVCNAPDCHKYAGKTRQCHDCLRYCRSTYCYNAHKQTQTGQQYAQCDVTKYCQKCNRRYHVNGAVPKKHVCPAEHCIHCKAELVNDGVHQCFIQPIKMEPPSDKYIYYDFETQHTDGKHVANFVCAITFKGEEFTAAGTDCIDQLVEKFRQPHYQNYTWVAHNASGFDNFILLEYFAKAGLTLQITMQGCRIILMYDKTFKQRFIDSYSFIPMRLSMTSAALNLTCAEKGHFPHLFNRTENEDYVGPYPDKHFYGYETMSDKERALFDEWYVTVSGKVFDLKKELAMYGKNDVVLLREACMKYRDEFIQCTKLDPFRYTTLAACCMAVYKTHYLPKDTLALTHNNAYTNQNKTYSAVSIEWLEYVKTTRGVNIQHALNHGEMVIGKYHLDGYYEKDGVKYGFEFNGCMFHGHECRYNPNHLHPLSKVPYGLLRRQFDDKVEILEKAYGLDVEVMWECDWNNAKQNDVAVMAFMSTYIHPERLKPRNALFGGRTNAYKLYHKAHNSEKIRYVDFTSLYPFCQAKKCYPIGHPQIIFKDFEPLENYYGFVKATVLPPRKLLHPVLPYRTGGKLMFPLCRTCAEHQNQTDPCGHTDEERAISGCWVSIELLKGVEKGYIVTNVDEVWHFPQRSETLFCDYVKTFLQYKQEASGFPAHVMTDADKESYISDYFEKEGIKMDAGKISRNPARRSINKLLLNSLWGRFSMRENLPCTELISDPEQFTQHIFGDGYDVKHFSFVSDSVALIQWCYADGKGGQTRDINIFLGAFTTAHARLELYELMDKLGDRLLYSDTDSVIFTSREGDWEPPLGPYLGNLTDEVGAGDHIVEFCSGGPKTYGYRTAKGKVCMKAKGVTLNAVNSKAIRLDTLIGLVDHYVVGEDNSRHILAYTDTIVRNKKQFTLHNRSVVKKFKVVYNKRVLLPDFTTIPYGF, from the coding sequence atgtcaaagcggTGTGGTGAAAACTCGTGTAATCTGGGAGCTGCAATTAAATTTAGAAGATGCGACGACGATGGTCTGTGTACTTTTGAACAGCGTTGCAATACAGAGACGTTACAGGGTTTAATTCGGACAATGGAGGATCTGAATAGACAGCAGTCTACCACCGATACTTTGTTGGACTTATTAAACATTGTTAGATCAATGGCTGAGGTTCAAACAGAGCCGCTGCCTAATTCGTTGTTAGACATCGGTTCAAATTCGTTGTTAGACAGCgattcaaattcacagcagGTGGGGTGCGGGTCGGACAGTCAATCGTTTAATCCTTCGGAACCAAATTTTGGGTTATCCGAAGCCGCTATTGAGTCTATCGTAAGAGAGGGTGGGTCTGTTGGTGATTATACGGTGGTACCGAGACGCAGATTTAATGGTTTGGAGATACGGCGTCGTATAAACATGCGTGTGATAACCGCTCCAGACCTGGCAGCGTacgctatatttctgcatgatatcatgtctgaaatagtgtcgttttccagactgctggccGGCGATGGGGGCTTAATCAACATTACCTTGAGAGGCCCTAGTCTACCCTCTGACGTTAACGCTGTCTTGTCACCTGATAACGATTACGAtttgcacatattcacacaacaACTAGAGAACATTATGCAGAGTAATTCTGACGTACGGGCTGATGAATGTCTAGATCTGTACGTGTCTATAGCTCGCGGTAAACACGGTGGCGCTTATCGGAAGATACGTGATTTAGCTCATAACGAGGTGATtgccagaaacagaatgaatctgttctgtcccaacaacatatctaacaatctgtgttttgcGATCTGTCTGTCCCATTTTCTACAACCGCATACGCCATGTAGTGAACTCGAGTCGTTAGCAGCGTCTCTACAGAAAACTGCAGGGTATTCGGTACAACAAAAGATagggtttaatgacatcacacgaTTTGAACGGttgttacatgttaaaatagTGGTGTTCCATAGGACATGTTCTGGTCTGTTGGAACACTTTACGAACAATGACGAGCCTCATAATAAGACCGTGTTCTTGTATTTACACAACGAACATTATTTCTTGATTAAGAACCTAAAAGCATTCATCGGTACACCATACGTGTGCGAATACTGCTATCGTGGTTTTACTAGCCGCAGAGACCACAGGTGTAAATACGTTTGCGATGTATGTAATGCACCTGATTGTCATAAATACGCTGGCAAAACGAGGCAATGTCACGATTGTTTGCGGTACTGCAGATCAACCTACTGTTACAACGCACATAAACAAACGCAAACAGGACAACAGTACGCtcagtgtgatgtcactaaatactgtcagaaatgtaacAGGCGATATCACGTCAACGGAGCAGTACCAAAAAAACATGTGTGCCCTGCAGAACACTGTATCCATTGTAAAGCTGAGTTGGTTAATGACGGAGTACACCAATGTTTCATACAGCCTATAAAAATGGAACCACCTAGcgacaaatacatttattatgattttgagacacaacacacGGACGGTAAACACGTGGCAAATTTCGTATGCGCCATTACATTTAAAGGGGAAGAGTTCACAGCCGCTGGTACAGACTGTATAGATCAACTTGTTGAAAAGTTTAGACAGCCTCATTATCAGAATTACACATGGGTTGCACACAACGCTTCAGGGTTTGACAATTTTATACtattggaatattttgcaaaagcagGGCTAACACTCCAAATTACTATGCAAGGCTGTCGGATCATCTTAATGTATGATAAGACATTCAAGCAACGTTTCATCGATAGCTACTCTTTCATCCCTATGCGTCTGTCCATGACATCCGCCGCGTTAAATCTAACCTGTGCTGAGAAAGGTCATTTTCCACATCTGTTCAATAGAACCGAAAATGAAGACTACGTAGGCCCATACCCTGATAAGCATTTCTACGGCTATGAGACAATGTCTGACAAAGAGAGGGCTCTGTTTGATGAGTGGTATGTTACGGTGTCGGGTAaggtttttgatttaaaaaaagagctcgcCATGTACGGCAAGAACGATGTCGTTTTGCTCCGTGAGGCATGCATGAAGTACCGTGACGAATTCATACAATGTACCAAACTCGACCCATTCagatacaccactttagcagcgtgCTGCATGGCCGTGTATAAAACCCACTACCTACCAAAAGACACACTAGCTCTGACCCATAACAATGCatacacaaatcagaacaagacaTATTCAGCCGTTTCCATTGAATGGCTTGAATATGTCAAAACAACACGAGGCGTGAACATTCAGCACGCTTTAAATCATGGAGAGATGGTGATTGGAAAATATCATCTCGATGGTTATTATGAAAAGGATGGTGTCAAATATGGTTTCGAATTCAACGGATGCATGTTTCACGGGCATGAATGTCGTTATAACCCAAACCATTTACATCCGTTATCAAAAGTGCCCTATGGTTTGCTCAGAAGACAGTTTGATGATAAGGTCGAAATTTTGGAAAAGGCGTATGGTCTCGATGTTGAGGTGATGTGGGAATGTGATTGGAATAACGCTAAACAGAACGATGTCGCTGTAATGGCGTTTATGTCCACTTACATACATCCTGAACGATTGAAACCACGCAACGCGCTATTCGGTGGTCGTACTAACGCGTACAAATTGTATCACAAAGCCCACAATAGTGAAAAAATACGATATGTCGACTTTACAAGTTTGTACCCCTTTTGCCAGGCCAAAAAATGTTACCCCATAGGACAtccacaaataattttcaaggattttgaacctcttgaaaattattatggGTTTGTCAAGGCTACAGTACTGCCACCGCGAAAACTGCTTCACCCCGTCCTTCCCTATAGGACCGGTGGTAAGCTTATGTTTCCACTTTGTCGTACATGCGCCGAACATCAGAATCAGACAGACCCGTGTGGTCATACTGATGAGGAAAGAGCTATTTCAGGGTGTTGGGTCAGCATAGAGCTGTTGAAAGGTGTGGAAAAGGGTTATATTGTAACGAACGTGGACGAGGTGTGGCATTTTCCACAACGGtcagaaactttgttttgtgattatgttaaaacatttttacaatataaacaaGAGGCCAGCGGTTTCCCCGCACACGTTATGACAGACGCAGACAAGGAATCCTACATCTCAGACTACTTTGAGAAAGAGGGGATTAAGATGGACGCCGGTAAGATAAGTCGCAATCCAGCACGGCGTTCTATTAACAAACTTCTGCTGAACTCACTTTGGGGTCGTTTCTCCATGCGTGAAAACTTGCCGTGTACAGAGTTAATTTCGGATCCGGaacaatttacacagcacaTATTCGGTGACGGGTATGATGTTAAACACTTTTCCTTCGTTTCAGACAGCGTGGCtctaattcagtggtgttatgCGGATGGGAAAGGGGGGCAGACTCGCGACATCAACATCTTTCTTGGGGCTTTCACAACAGCTCATGCCCGTCTAGAACTTTACGAATTAATGGACAAATTGGGTGACAGGCTGttgtacagtgacacagacagtgtgatctttacatctagagAGGGCGACTGGGAACCTCCGTTGGGCCCCTATCTCGGTAATTTAACTGACGAGGTTGGAGCTGGTGATCATATTGTAGAATTTTGTTCAGGCGGCCCGAAAACATACGGCTACCGCACTGCGAAGGGTAAGGTTTGCATGAAAGCCAAAGGTGTCACGCTCAACGCAGTAAATTCAAAAGCCATTAGATTAGACACCCTGATTGGACTTGTCGATCACTACGTCGTGGGGGAGGATAATAGTCGTCATATACTGGCATACACAGATACCATTGtacgtaataaaaaacaattcacactacacaacaggtcagttgttaaaaagtttaaggtTGTGTACAACAAACGCGTACTGCTCCCAGATTTCACAACGATCCCATATGGCTTCTGA